One stretch of Rhinolophus ferrumequinum isolate MPI-CBG mRhiFer1 chromosome 3, mRhiFer1_v1.p, whole genome shotgun sequence DNA includes these proteins:
- the LHFPL5 gene encoding LHFPL tetraspan subfamily member 5 protein produces MVKLLPAQEAARIYHTNYVRNARAIGVMWGTLTICFSVLVMALFIQPYWIGDSVNTPQAGYFGLFSYCVGNVLSSELICKGGPLDFSSIPSRAFKTAMFFVALAMFLIIGSIICFSLFFVCNTATVYKICAWMQLAAATGLMIGCLVYPDGWDSSAVRSMCGEQAGKYTLGQCTIRWAFMLAILSIGDALILSFLAFVLGYRQDKLLPDDYKADGQEEV; encoded by the exons ATGGTGAAGTTGCTGCCTGCCCAGGAGGCAGCCAGGATCTACCATACCAACTACGTGAGGAACGCGAGGGCGATTGGTGTGATGTGGGGCACGCTCACCATCTGCTTCTCCGTGCTGGTCATGGCCCTCTTCATCCAGCCATACTGGATCGGTGACAGTGTCAACACCCCCCAGGCAGGCTACTTCGGCCTTTTCTCTTACTGTGTGGGCAACGTGCTGTCCTCAGAACTCATCTGCAAGGGCGGCCCACTGGACTTCTCCAGCATCCCCTCTAGAGCTTTCAAGACCGCCATGTTCTTCGTGGCCTTGGCCATGTTCCTCATCATTGGCTCCATCATCTGCTTCAGTCTGTTTTTTGTCTGCAACACGGCCACAGTGTACAAGATCTGCGCGTGGATGCAGCTGGCTGCGG CCACAGGCCTGATGATTGGCTGCCTGGTCTACCCAGATGGCTGGGACTCAAGTGCGGTGCGGAGCATGTGTGGGGAGCAGGCGGGCAAGTACACGCTGGGCCAGTGCACCATCCGCTGGGCCTTCATGCTGGCCATCCTGAGCATCGGGGACGCCCTCATCCTCTCCTTTCTGGCCTTCGTGCTGGGCTACCGGCAGGACAAACTGCTGCCTGACGACTACAAGGCCGATGGACAAG AGGAAGTCTGA
- the CLPS gene encoding colipase — protein sequence MDKVLVLLLVTLAVAYAVPDPRGIFINLEEGELCMNSAQCKSKCCHRTSGLSLARCAPKASENSECSAKTLYGVYYKCPCERGLSCDVDKSIVGSITNTNFGVCKDPGRSRE from the exons ATGGACAAGGTCCTTGTCCTTCTGCTCGTCACCCTCGCTGTGGCCTATGCAGTTCCCGACCCCCGGGGAATCTTTATCAACCTG GAAGAGGGCGAGCTCTGCATGAACAGTGCCCAGTGCAAGAGCAAGTGCTGCCACCGTACAAGTGGGCTGAGCCTGGCCCGCTGCGCACCCAAGGCCAGCGAGAACAGCGAGTGCTCCGCCAAG ACGCTCTATGGGGTTTACTACAAGTGTCCTTGCGAGCGGGGCCTGAGCTGTGATGTGGACAAGTCTATCGTGGGCTCCATCACCAACACCAACTTCGGCGTCTGCAAAGATCCTGGACGCTCCCGGGAGTGA